The following coding sequences lie in one Arachis ipaensis cultivar K30076 chromosome B05, Araip1.1, whole genome shotgun sequence genomic window:
- the LOC107644074 gene encoding protein-S-isoprenylcysteine O-methyltransferase B — MTEIFSYTACRQLSQMFLAILFFHTSEFILAIVIHGRSNVTLSSLLISAHYILAMIFSLAEYIFEIVFFPELKEYWVISNVGLAIVVIGEVIRKLAILTAGHAFTHLIRTHRHDDHRLVTHGIYGFMRHPGYSGFFIWSVGTQIMLCNPISVVAFAVVVWRFFAKRIPYEEYFLRRFFGREYKEYAKKVGSGVPFIN, encoded by the coding sequence ATGACAGAAATCTTCAGCTACACAGCTTGCAGACAGTTATCTCAGATGTTCCTTGCAATACTTTTCTTTCACACTTCtgaattcattctagcaatcgTTATTCATGGGAGATCAAATGTAACCCTGAGTTCCCTTCTAATTAGTGCACACTATATTTTGGCAATGATCTTTTCATTGGCAGAATACATTTTTGAGATTGTTTTCTTTCCAGAGTTAAAGGAATATTGGGTTATTAGTAATGTGGGCCTGGCAATAGTTGTGATTGGGGAAGTTATAAGGAAGTTGGCTATTTTAACAGCAGGGCATGCCTTTACTCATCTTATAAGGACTCACCGTCATGATGATCACCGCCTGGTTACTCACGGTATATATGGATTTATGCGCCATCCAGGGTACTCCGGTTTCTTCATTTGGTCTGTTGGTACTCAAATAATGCTTTGCAACCCCATatcagttgttgcatttgcaGTTGTTGTCTGGCGCTTTTTCGCTAAGCGAATACCCTATGAAGAGTATTTCCTGAGGCGGTTTTTCGGACGTGAATACAAGGAATATGCCAAAAAAGTGGGGTCTGGGGTTCCCTTCATTAATTGA
- the LOC107641072 gene encoding uncharacterized protein LOC107641072: MEVARSKDGIALYQRKYALDLINGCGLLGAKPTTTPMEYTTSLSRDQGTPLFDTSVYHRLVGRLLYLTNIILDLSYSVGCLSQFMNCSTDVHLKTAYRVIRYLKQSPSTGLFFFSQRSFTLSGFTDSDWGDYKDIRKSITGYCFFLDSTLIS; the protein is encoded by the coding sequence aTGGAGGTAGCAAGGAGCAAAGATGGAATTGCTCTCTATCAAAGGAAGTATGCACTGGATCTGATCAATGGCTGTGGTTTGTTAGGTGCAAAACCGACAACAACACCCATGGAATACACTACCTCATTGTCTAGAGACCAAGGGACACCTCTATTTGATACTTCAGTATATCATAGACTGGTTGGAAGGCTACTTTACTTGACAAATATCATACTTGATCTGAGTTATTCAGTTGGGTGCCTGTCTCAGTTCATGAATTGTTCGACTGATGTGCACTTGAAGACTGCTTATCGTGTGATTCGGTATCTCAAACAATCTCCGTCTACtggactctttttcttttctcagaGGTCTTTCACCCTCTCAGGATTTACTGATTCAGATTGGGGAGATTATAAAGATATAAGAAAATCTATAACTGGTTATTGTTTCTTCCTTGATTCCACACTGATATCTTAG